A genome region from Chiroxiphia lanceolata isolate bChiLan1 chromosome 5, bChiLan1.pri, whole genome shotgun sequence includes the following:
- the STRA8 gene encoding stimulated by retinoic acid gene 8 protein homolog isoform X1: MAKQHLPQAHHRVPLARLFNSLRGRVLSQSDNCASKYQVLRKAKTSIQKLEQTLCSLLKMKESYSLEDGNPSSLEEVREEYVKRQFSNHSIISASEDVSESDSAIWYLIQECEKQTLEEDGKPELIQFSDTSSPDLVEFERYLYFYKHTMDLLIEHGIVCTGEVPLPEVSTAISHFWQELSEESRDSILQYCSQRDFLVDSKASGQEPACTEGSVRDSGGNSEEASGSSVSTPEEVMFEDAFDVAAGFLDRSKTQGMSSQSSAIASCNSDNPEDHHRLYLLVTDFLKRLFFANTQFFQEEDLPYDYETVMLRCTETFDDEDF; encoded by the exons ATGGCAAAGCAGCACTTGCCACAGGCACACCACCGGGTTCCTCTGGCAAGACTCTTCAACAGCTTGCGGGGAAGAGTTTTATCCCAGTCAGACAACTGTGCCTCAAAG TATCAGGTTTTGCGTAAGGCTAAGACATCTATCCAGAAGTTGGAGCAAACCTTGTGTTCTTTGCTGAAGATGAAAG AGAGCTACAGTCTGGAGGATGGGAACCCATCCAGCTTGGAGGAAGTCAGGGAGGAATATGTCAAGAGGCAATTCAGCAATCACAG CATTATATCAGCCTCAGAAGACGTGAGTGAAAGTGACTCTGCCATCTGGTATTTGATTCAAgaatgtgaaaaacaaacactggaAGAAGATGGGAAGCCAGAACTGATCCAGTTTTCAGACACTTCTTCCCCAGATCTAGTGGAATTTGAACG ATACCTATATTTTTATAAGCATACAATGGACCTGCTGATAGAGCATGGAATTGTTTGCACTGGAGAAGTGCCTCTTCCTGAGGTCTCCACAGCTATTTCCCATTTCTGGCAAGAGCTTTCTGAAGAAAGCAGGGACAGCATCTTGCAGTACTGTAGTCAGAGAGATTTCCTCGTGGATTCCAAGGCTTCTGGCCAAGAGCCTGCATGCACTGAAGGGAGCGTGAGGGACAGCGGAGGTAACAGTGAGGAAGCCAGTGGTTCCTCAGTCTCCACACCAGAGGAA GTAATGTTTGAAGATGCATTTGATGTTGCTGCTGGTTTCCTTGACAGAAGCAAGACTCAGGGAATGTCTAGCCAGAG TTCAGCAATTGCAAGCTGCAATTCTGATAATCCAGAGGATCACCACAGACTCTATCTGCTGGTCACCGACTTCCTAAAACGCCTCTTCTTTGCTAATACACAGTTTTTCCAG
- the STRA8 gene encoding stimulated by retinoic acid gene 8 protein homolog isoform X5, producing MKESYSLEDGNPSSLEEVREEYVKRQFSNHSIISASEDVSESDSAIWYLIQECEKQTLEEDGKPELIQFSDTSSPDLVEFERYLYFYKHTMDLLIEHGIVCTGEVPLPEVSTAISHFWQELSEESRDSILQYCSQRDFLVDSKASGQEPACTEGSVRDSGGNSEEASGSSVSTPEEVMFEDAFDVAAGFLDRSKTQGMSSQSSAIASCNSDNPEDHHRLYLLVTDFLKRLFFANTQFFQEEDLPYDYETVMLRCTETFDDEDF from the exons ATGAAAG AGAGCTACAGTCTGGAGGATGGGAACCCATCCAGCTTGGAGGAAGTCAGGGAGGAATATGTCAAGAGGCAATTCAGCAATCACAG CATTATATCAGCCTCAGAAGACGTGAGTGAAAGTGACTCTGCCATCTGGTATTTGATTCAAgaatgtgaaaaacaaacactggaAGAAGATGGGAAGCCAGAACTGATCCAGTTTTCAGACACTTCTTCCCCAGATCTAGTGGAATTTGAACG ATACCTATATTTTTATAAGCATACAATGGACCTGCTGATAGAGCATGGAATTGTTTGCACTGGAGAAGTGCCTCTTCCTGAGGTCTCCACAGCTATTTCCCATTTCTGGCAAGAGCTTTCTGAAGAAAGCAGGGACAGCATCTTGCAGTACTGTAGTCAGAGAGATTTCCTCGTGGATTCCAAGGCTTCTGGCCAAGAGCCTGCATGCACTGAAGGGAGCGTGAGGGACAGCGGAGGTAACAGTGAGGAAGCCAGTGGTTCCTCAGTCTCCACACCAGAGGAA GTAATGTTTGAAGATGCATTTGATGTTGCTGCTGGTTTCCTTGACAGAAGCAAGACTCAGGGAATGTCTAGCCAGAG TTCAGCAATTGCAAGCTGCAATTCTGATAATCCAGAGGATCACCACAGACTCTATCTGCTGGTCACCGACTTCCTAAAACGCCTCTTCTTTGCTAATACACAGTTTTTCCAG
- the STRA8 gene encoding stimulated by retinoic acid gene 8 protein homolog isoform X3, producing the protein MAKQHLPQAHHRVPLARLFNSLRGRVLSQSDNCASKYQVLRKAKTSIQKLEQTLCSLLKMKESYSLEDGNPSSLEEVREEYVKRQFSNHSIISASEDVSESDSAIWYLIQECEKQTLEEDGKPELIQFSDTSSPDLVEFERYLYFYKHTMDLLIEHGIVCTGEVPLPEVSTAISHFWQELSEESRDSILQYCSQRDFLVDSKASGQEPACTEGSVRDSGGNSEEASGSSVSTPEEVMFEDAFDVAAGFLDRSKTQGMSSQSSAIASCNSDNPEDHHRLYLLVTDFLKRLFFANTQFFQSFPKESCINTEDGLEGLQA; encoded by the exons ATGGCAAAGCAGCACTTGCCACAGGCACACCACCGGGTTCCTCTGGCAAGACTCTTCAACAGCTTGCGGGGAAGAGTTTTATCCCAGTCAGACAACTGTGCCTCAAAG TATCAGGTTTTGCGTAAGGCTAAGACATCTATCCAGAAGTTGGAGCAAACCTTGTGTTCTTTGCTGAAGATGAAAG AGAGCTACAGTCTGGAGGATGGGAACCCATCCAGCTTGGAGGAAGTCAGGGAGGAATATGTCAAGAGGCAATTCAGCAATCACAG CATTATATCAGCCTCAGAAGACGTGAGTGAAAGTGACTCTGCCATCTGGTATTTGATTCAAgaatgtgaaaaacaaacactggaAGAAGATGGGAAGCCAGAACTGATCCAGTTTTCAGACACTTCTTCCCCAGATCTAGTGGAATTTGAACG ATACCTATATTTTTATAAGCATACAATGGACCTGCTGATAGAGCATGGAATTGTTTGCACTGGAGAAGTGCCTCTTCCTGAGGTCTCCACAGCTATTTCCCATTTCTGGCAAGAGCTTTCTGAAGAAAGCAGGGACAGCATCTTGCAGTACTGTAGTCAGAGAGATTTCCTCGTGGATTCCAAGGCTTCTGGCCAAGAGCCTGCATGCACTGAAGGGAGCGTGAGGGACAGCGGAGGTAACAGTGAGGAAGCCAGTGGTTCCTCAGTCTCCACACCAGAGGAA GTAATGTTTGAAGATGCATTTGATGTTGCTGCTGGTTTCCTTGACAGAAGCAAGACTCAGGGAATGTCTAGCCAGAG TTCAGCAATTGCAAGCTGCAATTCTGATAATCCAGAGGATCACCACAGACTCTATCTGCTGGTCACCGACTTCCTAAAACGCCTCTTCTTTGCTAATACACAGTTTTTCCAG
- the STRA8 gene encoding stimulated by retinoic acid gene 8 protein homolog isoform X2, whose translation MAKQHLPQAHHRVPLARLFNSLRGRVLSQSDNCASKYQVLRKAKTSIQKLEQTLCSLLKMKESYSLEDGNPSSLEEVREEYVKRQFSNHSIISASEDVSESDSAIWYLIQECEKQTLEEDGKPELIQFSDTSSPDLVEFERYLYFYKHTMDLLIEHGIVCTGEVPLPEVSTAISHFWQELSEESRDSILQYCSQRDFLVDSKASGQEPACTEGSVRDSGGNSEEASGSSVSTPEEVMFEDAFDVAAGFLDRSKTQGMSSQSSAIASCNSDNPEDHHRLYLLVTDFLKRLFFANTQFFQQSFPKESCINTEDGLEGLQA comes from the exons ATGGCAAAGCAGCACTTGCCACAGGCACACCACCGGGTTCCTCTGGCAAGACTCTTCAACAGCTTGCGGGGAAGAGTTTTATCCCAGTCAGACAACTGTGCCTCAAAG TATCAGGTTTTGCGTAAGGCTAAGACATCTATCCAGAAGTTGGAGCAAACCTTGTGTTCTTTGCTGAAGATGAAAG AGAGCTACAGTCTGGAGGATGGGAACCCATCCAGCTTGGAGGAAGTCAGGGAGGAATATGTCAAGAGGCAATTCAGCAATCACAG CATTATATCAGCCTCAGAAGACGTGAGTGAAAGTGACTCTGCCATCTGGTATTTGATTCAAgaatgtgaaaaacaaacactggaAGAAGATGGGAAGCCAGAACTGATCCAGTTTTCAGACACTTCTTCCCCAGATCTAGTGGAATTTGAACG ATACCTATATTTTTATAAGCATACAATGGACCTGCTGATAGAGCATGGAATTGTTTGCACTGGAGAAGTGCCTCTTCCTGAGGTCTCCACAGCTATTTCCCATTTCTGGCAAGAGCTTTCTGAAGAAAGCAGGGACAGCATCTTGCAGTACTGTAGTCAGAGAGATTTCCTCGTGGATTCCAAGGCTTCTGGCCAAGAGCCTGCATGCACTGAAGGGAGCGTGAGGGACAGCGGAGGTAACAGTGAGGAAGCCAGTGGTTCCTCAGTCTCCACACCAGAGGAA GTAATGTTTGAAGATGCATTTGATGTTGCTGCTGGTTTCCTTGACAGAAGCAAGACTCAGGGAATGTCTAGCCAGAG TTCAGCAATTGCAAGCTGCAATTCTGATAATCCAGAGGATCACCACAGACTCTATCTGCTGGTCACCGACTTCCTAAAACGCCTCTTCTTTGCTAATACACAGTTTTTCCAG
- the STRA8 gene encoding stimulated by retinoic acid gene 8 protein homolog isoform X4, producing MAKQHLPQAHHRVPLARLFNSLRGRVLSQSDNCASKYQVLRKAKTSIQKLEQTLCSLLKMKESYSLEDGNPSSLEEVREEYVKRQFSNHSIISASEDVSESDSAIWYLIQECEKQTLEEDGKPELIQFSDTSSPDLVEFERYLYFYKHTMDLLIEHGIVCTGEVPLPEVSTAISHFWQELSEESRDSILQYCSQRDFLVDSKASGQEPACTEGSVRDSGGNSEEASGSSVSTPEEVMFEDAFDVAAGFLDRSKTQGMSSQSSAIASCNSDNPEDHHRLYLLVTDFLKRLFFANTQFFQKFGSISKQTD from the exons ATGGCAAAGCAGCACTTGCCACAGGCACACCACCGGGTTCCTCTGGCAAGACTCTTCAACAGCTTGCGGGGAAGAGTTTTATCCCAGTCAGACAACTGTGCCTCAAAG TATCAGGTTTTGCGTAAGGCTAAGACATCTATCCAGAAGTTGGAGCAAACCTTGTGTTCTTTGCTGAAGATGAAAG AGAGCTACAGTCTGGAGGATGGGAACCCATCCAGCTTGGAGGAAGTCAGGGAGGAATATGTCAAGAGGCAATTCAGCAATCACAG CATTATATCAGCCTCAGAAGACGTGAGTGAAAGTGACTCTGCCATCTGGTATTTGATTCAAgaatgtgaaaaacaaacactggaAGAAGATGGGAAGCCAGAACTGATCCAGTTTTCAGACACTTCTTCCCCAGATCTAGTGGAATTTGAACG ATACCTATATTTTTATAAGCATACAATGGACCTGCTGATAGAGCATGGAATTGTTTGCACTGGAGAAGTGCCTCTTCCTGAGGTCTCCACAGCTATTTCCCATTTCTGGCAAGAGCTTTCTGAAGAAAGCAGGGACAGCATCTTGCAGTACTGTAGTCAGAGAGATTTCCTCGTGGATTCCAAGGCTTCTGGCCAAGAGCCTGCATGCACTGAAGGGAGCGTGAGGGACAGCGGAGGTAACAGTGAGGAAGCCAGTGGTTCCTCAGTCTCCACACCAGAGGAA GTAATGTTTGAAGATGCATTTGATGTTGCTGCTGGTTTCCTTGACAGAAGCAAGACTCAGGGAATGTCTAGCCAGAG TTCAGCAATTGCAAGCTGCAATTCTGATAATCCAGAGGATCACCACAGACTCTATCTGCTGGTCACCGACTTCCTAAAACGCCTCTTCTTTGCTAATACACAGTTTTTCCAG